A region from the Mucilaginibacter sp. CSA2-8R genome encodes:
- a CDS encoding Crp/Fnr family transcriptional regulator, whose amino-acid sequence MHNLILSNFSMHITLNPHEQRQALALLQQKSVNKRTFLLQPGEVNRQIYFVTKGCLRMFYTDQAGQQHNICFYPENWWACDIVSFFKEKPAINAIQALEDTEVSYFTLSRLEELFANVPKFERFFRILTQNGFELYQRRITANLSKNAEERYRQFRKQYPGLEQRIAQKQIAAYLGITPTFLSLLRKDFVA is encoded by the coding sequence ATGCATAACCTCATACTAAGCAATTTTTCCATGCATATTACGCTTAACCCGCACGAACAGCGGCAAGCGCTGGCACTGCTGCAGCAAAAAAGCGTTAACAAACGTACTTTTTTGCTGCAGCCCGGTGAGGTTAACCGGCAGATTTATTTTGTAACCAAAGGATGCCTACGCATGTTTTACACCGACCAGGCAGGGCAACAACACAATATTTGCTTTTACCCCGAAAATTGGTGGGCTTGTGATATTGTAAGCTTTTTTAAAGAAAAACCTGCCATTAACGCCATACAAGCGTTAGAAGATACTGAAGTGTCTTATTTTACACTGTCACGCCTGGAAGAACTGTTTGCAAACGTGCCAAAATTTGAGCGTTTTTTTCGCATCCTCACTCAAAATGGCTTTGAGCTTTATCAGCGTCGTATTACGGCTAACCTTTCAAAAAACGCCGAAGAACGATACCGTCAGTTTCGGAAGCAATATCCGGGGCTGGAACAACGCATTGCGCAAAAGCAAATTGCTGCCTACCTGGGTATCACCCCTACTTTTTTAAGCCTGTTACGTAAAGACTTTGTGGCGTAG